In Candidatus Bathyarchaeota archaeon, a genomic segment contains:
- a CDS encoding radical SAM protein: protein MYGLASVEYGEVRCRTALSKSRLPGLDYALNPYVGCEHGCLYCYARATLRDEAKALRWGRFVLVKKGLVERLAREVLRKPKGVVGLSTVTDPYQPIEARLRLTRRCLEILVRKGFPVSIQTKSKLVLRDLDLIKAGKVDVGITITTMDDSLASMVEPRSSKPSERAEALRRLAEEGVETWVFLGPIIPRLNDSEESIRRVVEVAYETGSELIVDKLNLRKWVLEGLAPLLDRLYPGLKWELPDMLRPGSSYLQELYRRVEHICRSYGIEYDRFRFINGPEH from the coding sequence GTGTATGGGTTAGCCTCGGTCGAGTACGGGGAGGTTAGGTGTAGAACCGCCTTATCCAAGAGTAGGCTTCCGGGTTTAGATTACGCCCTAAACCCCTACGTAGGTTGCGAACACGGATGCCTATACTGCTACGCCAGGGCGACCCTGAGAGACGAGGCTAAGGCGTTGAGATGGGGGAGGTTTGTCCTCGTCAAGAAGGGTCTCGTGGAGCGGCTTGCACGGGAGGTTCTGAGAAAACCCAAGGGCGTGGTGGGGTTGAGCACCGTTACAGACCCCTATCAGCCCATAGAGGCGAGGCTTAGGCTCACTAGAAGGTGCCTCGAAATCCTCGTCCGGAAGGGGTTTCCAGTCTCTATACAGACGAAGTCTAAGCTTGTCCTGAGGGACCTAGACCTCATAAAGGCCGGGAAAGTAGACGTGGGTATAACCATAACGACCATGGACGACTCTCTGGCTTCGATGGTCGAACCCAGGTCCTCCAAGCCGTCTGAGAGGGCTGAAGCCCTCAGAAGGCTCGCTGAGGAGGGTGTTGAGACGTGGGTTTTCCTAGGCCCGATCATACCTAGGTTAAACGACTCGGAGGAGAGTATACGTAGGGTCGTAGAGGTCGCCTACGAAACCGGTAGCGAACTCATCGTCGATAAGCTCAACCTCAGAAAGTGGGTTTTAGAAGGCTTAGCCCCTCTTCTAGATAGGCTTTACCCAGGTCTGAAATGGGAGCTCCCCGATATGCTCAGACCAGGCTCCAGCTACCTCCAGGAGCTCTACCGAAGGGTCGAGCATATATGCCGTAGCTATGGAATCGAATACGATAGATTCAGGTTTATTAACGGACCTGAGCATTAA
- a CDS encoding ATP-dependent DNA ligase produces the protein MLFKKLVDVFEKVEATTKRLEMTDILVALLKETPHDIIDKVVYLSLGEIYPPFIGLELGLAEKLAVKALALATGVKEKLILEELKKTGDLGQTGENILSRRKARPSLFREELTVERVYSTLEKICKASGKGAQELKIRYLAGLLANAEPKEAKYLLRIAQGRLRLGIADMTILDALAIAFCGSKEYRDVIERAYNLSSDIGLVARTVAEGGLEAVKRFRITIGRPIKPQLAERLSTIEEILEKMGGECYAEYKYDGLRIQAHVSPEKIYLFSRRQENLTEQFPDVVEAVREAVKAKEAILDGECVPVDPHTGELLPFQVVAHRRGRKYDVEKMVEEVPVVYFVFDLLYVDGEDLTLKPYTERRERLSGVVTETSRVKLAEYIVSGDAAEIEKFFHKAVQEGAEGLLCKSPKSLYEAGKRGWAWIKWKRSYRSEMVDTVDLVVVGAFAGKGKRAGTYGALLMAAYNHTDDTFETVCKLGSGFTDEELARLPEMFKPYLRDTPHPRVKTIMKADFWFTPAVVLEVIGDEITLSPMHTCGMNAIRPGSGLAIRFPRLVRFRSDKGPEDATTVKEIIEMYNRQLKKIEQA, from the coding sequence ATGCTGTTCAAAAAGCTAGTGGACGTTTTCGAGAAAGTCGAGGCGACGACCAAGCGCCTCGAGATGACGGACATACTGGTCGCTCTCCTGAAGGAGACCCCGCACGATATAATAGATAAGGTGGTCTACCTCTCGCTCGGCGAGATATACCCGCCGTTTATAGGCTTGGAGCTCGGTCTAGCCGAGAAGCTCGCCGTTAAGGCCCTGGCTCTAGCCACGGGGGTTAAGGAGAAACTCATACTCGAGGAGCTGAAGAAGACGGGTGACCTCGGCCAGACAGGAGAGAACATACTCTCGAGGCGCAAGGCTAGGCCATCGCTCTTCCGGGAAGAGTTGACCGTGGAAAGGGTCTACAGCACCCTGGAGAAGATATGTAAGGCCAGCGGTAAGGGTGCCCAGGAGCTTAAGATAAGGTATCTGGCGGGGCTTCTAGCGAACGCCGAGCCTAAGGAGGCCAAGTACCTCCTTAGGATAGCTCAAGGCAGGCTTAGGCTCGGGATCGCGGATATGACGATATTAGACGCTCTTGCGATAGCCTTCTGCGGAAGCAAGGAGTATCGAGACGTCATAGAGAGGGCCTACAACCTCTCCTCAGACATAGGGTTGGTCGCTAGGACGGTCGCCGAAGGAGGTTTAGAGGCTGTTAAACGGTTTAGGATAACGATAGGTAGGCCTATAAAGCCTCAGCTGGCGGAGAGGCTTTCGACAATCGAAGAGATCCTTGAGAAGATGGGTGGTGAATGCTACGCCGAGTATAAGTATGACGGGTTAAGGATTCAAGCCCATGTTTCGCCTGAGAAGATTTACCTGTTCTCGAGGCGTCAGGAGAACCTTACCGAGCAGTTTCCGGACGTCGTCGAGGCTGTCAGGGAAGCCGTGAAGGCTAAGGAGGCGATCCTAGACGGTGAATGCGTCCCGGTCGACCCGCATACAGGCGAGCTTCTACCGTTCCAGGTCGTAGCCCATAGGAGGGGACGTAAATACGACGTGGAGAAGATGGTCGAGGAGGTTCCGGTAGTATACTTCGTGTTCGACCTGCTATACGTCGACGGAGAAGACTTGACGCTTAAGCCGTATACGGAGCGCAGGGAAAGGCTAAGCGGGGTCGTCACGGAGACCTCTAGGGTTAAGCTAGCGGAGTACATAGTCTCGGGAGACGCCGCCGAGATCGAGAAGTTCTTCCACAAAGCCGTACAGGAGGGTGCCGAGGGGCTTCTGTGTAAGTCTCCTAAAAGCCTCTACGAGGCTGGTAAACGAGGCTGGGCTTGGATAAAGTGGAAGAGGAGCTACCGGTCTGAGATGGTTGATACCGTGGACTTGGTCGTCGTAGGCGCCTTCGCGGGTAAGGGTAAGAGGGCTGGAACATATGGCGCCCTGCTTATGGCTGCGTACAACCACACAGACGACACGTTCGAGACCGTTTGCAAACTCGGAAGCGGCTTCACAGACGAGGAGCTGGCTAGGCTTCCTGAGATGTTCAAACCATACCTACGGGATACCCCTCACCCGAGGGTTAAGACGATCATGAAGGCGGACTTCTGGTTCACTCCGGCGGTCGTCTTAGAGGTTATAGGCGACGAGATAACCCTAAGCCCGATGCACACCTGCGGTATGAACGCTATAAGACCCGGCTCAGGGTTAGCCATACGTTTCCCGAGGCTAGTGCGGTTTAGAAGCGATAAGGGACCTGAAGACGCCACGACCGTTAAGGAGATAATCGAGATGTACAACCGTCAGCTTAAGAAGATCGAGCAGGCTTAG
- a CDS encoding HDIG domain-containing protein translates to MSSGILNREEAFNLLKRYVKDTRFVKHCVAVEAIMRRLAKRLGEDEETWGLAGLLHDIDYEFTRKEPEKHGVMAKDIIGKLVPEPVMKAIMAHNFENTGIQPTSTLDKALIASDAASGLLVACALVMPSKRMEEVKLKTVLRKFKAKDFARGVSRRRIRFCEQIGFTLEDFLDEALNALKDIADALGL, encoded by the coding sequence GTGAGTTCGGGAATTTTAAACCGAGAAGAGGCGTTTAACCTCCTGAAAAGATATGTTAAGGATACGAGGTTTGTTAAGCACTGCGTCGCAGTCGAGGCCATAATGCGTAGACTGGCTAAGCGTCTAGGCGAGGACGAGGAGACATGGGGACTCGCGGGGCTACTGCATGACATAGACTATGAGTTTACGAGAAAAGAACCTGAGAAACATGGAGTGATGGCTAAGGACATCATAGGCAAACTCGTTCCGGAGCCGGTTATGAAGGCGATAATGGCTCATAATTTCGAGAATACAGGTATCCAGCCTACTTCGACGCTAGACAAGGCTTTGATAGCCTCGGATGCGGCATCGGGTTTGCTTGTAGCATGTGCATTAGTCATGCCTTCTAAAAGGATGGAGGAAGTCAAGCTTAAGACCGTGCTCAGAAAGTTTAAAGCCAAAGATTTCGCGAGAGGAGTCAGCAGGAGACGTATAAGATTCTGCGAGCAGATAGGGTTTACCTTGGAAGATTTTCTAGACGAAGCTTTGAATGCTTTGAAGGACATCGCGGATGCGCTGGGGCTCTAA